The sequence GCCACTGCCCTCGTTGCCGGTGTCGCTGCCGTCGTCACCGCACGCGGTCGCGGTCAGGGCGAGCACCGCCGCGAGGGAAACGGCGGCCGTGGCGCGCCCCCGCTGCGACTTCGAGATGTTCATGATCGGCTCTTCTCTCTCGGTTCTCTCGGTTCGTACGCATGAGTGGGGGGTTCGTTGGCCGGTGGTCCCGGCCGGTACGGGTGCGGGTCACGCGGTGACGTGGAAGCGGGTGAAGCGGGCCGTCCCGGCCGGGCCGGTGCCGGGCGGCGCGGTGGCGAACAGGCCGAGCAGCGCGCCGACCCAGCGCCACGGGGTGGCGGCGAAGACCTGGCCGGACGGCCGGAACCCGGCCCCGTCCCCGGTGTCGGCGAGGAACCGGCAGCGGGCGCCCGGGGCGACCTCGATCCGCAGCCGGGCCGTGGCCCCGGGCGCGGGCCTGCCGGGCGCGGCATCGCGCTCGGCGGTGGCGCCCGGCTCGGCGAACCGGTGCACGAGCCGCGCCCCGCCCCCGGCCGGCCGCTCCAGGCCGATCCAGCCGAACGCGTCCCCGAGCACCGTCAGCCCCGCCTTCGCCCCGGGGACCTCGCTGTCGAGGGCGAGCGCGACCTCGACGGTGAACGTCTCGGCGGGCAGCCGCTGGACCAGCACATGGGGCAGGGCGCGCAGGTCGTGCGCGTACGCGGTCCGTACGCAGCTGAGCCGCAGGCCGTCCCCGGCGTGCTCGACGGTCCAGCCGGGGCGCGGGTTGGCGGTCCACTGCCACTGCCTGCCGTAGCGGCCGCCCGGGAAGCTGTCGTCGCGGGCCGGGGCCTCCACGGGCTGGGCGGGCAGAGCGGGCTTGGTGTGCCTGGTGACGGGTTCGCCCGCGTCGCCGATGACCGGCCAGCCGTCGCTGTCCCAGCGCATCGGCTGGAGGTGGACCACCCGCCCGTAGGCCCCGCGCTCCTGGAAGTGCAGGAACCAGTCCTCACCGGCCGGGGTCGTGACCCAGGCGCCCTGGTGCGGGCCGTTGACCTCGGTGCGGCCCTGGGCGAGGACGACGCGTTCCTCGTACGGTCCGAAGAACTCGCGGGAGCGGAAGGCGCCCTGCCAGCCCGTCGCCACCCCGCCCGCCGGGGCCAGGATCCAGAACTCGCCGTCGCGCCGGTGGAGCTTGGGGCCCTCCAGCGTGAACCAGCCGGGCAGCGTGTCGGCGTCGATCAGGATCCTGCCCTCGTCGAGCAGTTCCCGCCCGTCGGGGCTCATGCGGTGGCCGGTGAGCCGGTTCTTGACGCCGGAGCGGGACTTGGCCCAGGCGTGGACGAGATAGGCCTCGCCGGTCTCCTCGTCCCACAGCGGGCAGGGGTCGATCAGCCCCTGGCCGGCCTTGAGCAGGTGGGGCTCGGTCCACGGGCCCCTGATGTCCTCGGCGCTGATCTGCTGGATGCCGTGGTCGGGGTCGCCCCAGAAGATCCAGAACCGTCCGGCGTGGTGGCGCAGCGAGGGCGCCCACACCCCGCAGTCGTGGCGGGGCACGGCGAAGTCGGCGGCCGGCTCCAGACGGTCCAGGGCGTGCCCGGTCAGGGTCCAGTTGACGAGGTCGCGCGAGTGCAGCAGCGGGAGGCCGGGGACGCGGCCGAAGCTGGAGGCGGTGAGATAGAAGTCGTCGCCGACCCGCACGACGTCGGGGTCGGACCAGTCCGCGCCGAGCACCGGGTTGCGGTAGGTGCCGTCGCCCGGGTCGTGTCCGAGAAGTCCCGTCGTCCGCCCGGAGGGCGTGGCCTGCGGCGTCCGGTGCTTCCCCGAGTTCTCGGTCCTGGGGCGCTCGCCGGGGGCGTTCACGCGGTCACCGCCCGGCGGACGAGGGCGGCGGCGCCGGCCCGGTCGAGCCGGCCGTCCGCGACGACGGTGACGATCCGGCGGACGAGGGTGGCGCCCGCGGGGACGGGGAGCCGTTCGGCGGCGGCGAGGGACGAGCCGACGCCCGGGTACTCGGCGGTCCGCACGAACCACGGGTCGCGGCGGGTCTCATCGGTCGCCCCGGCGAAGACCAGGGACCAGCCGTCGCCGCAGAGCGCGACCCAGTCGGCGGCCCGCCCGTGCACCGCCTCCTCGCCGGCCGCGGACGCGCTGAACACGGCGGGCGGCGCGGCCTCCTTGGGGGCGCGCCAGAAGAAACCGCCGTATCCGGCGCCGGGGCGGCCGTTGGTGGCGGGGCTGCCGATCGACAGGTCCGTGGAGCCGGGGTTGGTGAGCGAGAAGGAGAGGTCGAGCGCCCAGGCGGTGCCGGAGAGCGCGGCGGTGGCCACTGTGCGGTGTTCGCGCAGCAGTTCGCCGCCTTCGGCCTCCCAGCTCAGCTCCTGGACAAATCCGTCCGGGTCGCACAGCTTCCAGCCGAGGTGGCGCTGCACGCCGTGGTTGTCCAGCTCGGTCGGCCCCCGGCCCCGGACGAAGGTGCGCCCGCCCCAGAAGTTGCGCCCGGCGACGTCGGGGACGGCGACGGACGCGCCCAGGTGGTGGAGGTGGTCGGCGGGGCGCTCCTCGGTGACGGGGGTGCCGCCGAGGGTGGTGACCGGGTGGAGGTAGGGGCGTCCCGCGGTGTCGGGGAGGTAGGTGTAGCGGCCGACCGGGCGGCCGGCGCAGCTGAGGAGCGCGGTGGCGGTCATGGGGAGCTCACCTCGGTGGGGAGCGCCCAGGGGGCGCCGAGTTCGGAGAAGAGCGCGAGGGTCTCGGCGCCGGACGCGACGAGGGCGTCGATGCCGCGCACCACCCGGCGGGTGGCGCCGGAGCCGGGCACGGCGGCGGTGTGCCAGGCGCCGGACGGCAGGGCGCGGGGTTCGGGGGCGGTACGTACGGCCTCGACGACCTCCATGAACGCGCCGGTGTTCCGCGGTGGTACGAGGAGCGGCGTGTCCCGCACGAGGTGGTCGACCAGGTTCTCCAGGAGGTCGGTCCGCCCGTGCACCGTCTCCAGGGGGCCGTGCCCGGCCCGCTGGACGAGGACGCGGTCCTGCTTGTACCAGAAGGTGATGCGGCCGCGGTCGCCGTGGACGATGACATAGGGCTCCCCGGCCTGTTCCGCGCAGAGGGTGACGGCGGCGGTGACGGGCGGCCCCGAGGTGGTGGTGACGCGTACGCAGGAGGTGTCGTCGGCCTCGATGTCGTGGGCGCGGAAGAGTTCCGTGTCGATGGAGGCGACGTCCTCGGCGGTGGTGGTGCCGGCGAGTTCGAGTGCGGTGGCGACGGCGTGGGCGAGCGGGTTGGTCAGGACGCCGTCGACCACGTCGGTGCCGCCGAGCCTGCGCCGCCCGGCCCAGGGCGCCCGCCGGTAGTAGGCGTCGTCGCGGACCCAGGCGCCCGCGGCCCCGTAGCCCCGTACGGTGCCGATGGCTCCGGTGCGTACGAGTTCGCGGATGGCGGGTACGGCGTGCGAACCGAAGGACTGGAAGCCGACCTGGCAGGCGATGCCGGCGTCGCGCACCCCGGCCAGAATGCGGTCGAAGTCGGCGCGGGTCGCGGCGGGCGGCTTCTCCAGGAGGAGGTGGACGCCGCGTCCGGCGGCGGTGAGGGCGAGGTCGGTGTGGGTCTGGATGGGGGTGCAGATGACGGCGGCGCGGGCCCCGGTGGAGTCCAGGAGGGTGCCGAAGTCGACGGACTGCTCGGGGAGTTCACCGGCGAAGGCGTCGAGTTCGGAGGCGTCCAGCGGGGTGAGTTCGCAGATGCCGGCGAGCCGCACGAGGCCCTGGTGCTGGAGGCGGCGGATGTTGGCGAGGTGCTGGCGGCCGTGCCCCCGGGCGCCGGCGAGGACGATCGGGACGGGCGTGGCGGTGTGGGGCGTGTTCATGTCCGTCACCCCTTCACGGCGCCGGCGCTGAAGCCGGTGATCAGCCACTTCTGGATGAAGGCGAAGACGATCACCACGGGGACCGCGGCGATCACCCCGCCCGCCGCCAGCGCGCCCAGGTCGACGCTGTCCGCGCCGATGAGGGTGTTCAGGCCGACCGGGATCGTCTGCTTGTCCTGCTCGCTGAGGAACATCAGCGCGAACAGGAAGTGGTTCCAGCTGTGCACGAAGGCGAAGGAGCCGACGGCGATGAGGCCGGGCCGCAGCAGCGGCAGCACGACCGCGCAGAAGGCCCGGAAGCGCGAGCAGCCGTCCACCCAGGCGGCCTCCTCCAGCGAAGGGGGCACGTTCTTGATGAATCCGCTGATCAGGATGATGGAGAGGGGCAGCTGGAAGACGGTCTCGGCGATGACCACGCTCCCCAGGGAGTTGATCAGCTGGAGGTTCTTGAAGATCTCGAAGAGCGGTACGAGCATCAGCGCGCCGGGGATGAACTGCGAGCACAGCAGCGCCAGCATGAAGCCGTTCTTGATCTTGAAGTCGAACCGGGCGAGCGCGTAGCCGCCGGCCAGCGCGACGAGGGTGGTGCTGATCAGGGTGCAGATCCCGACGATCATGCTGTTCTGGAAGAAGAGGGCGAAGCTGCGCTCGTTCCAGACCTTGGAGAAGTGCTCCCCGGTCATCGGCCACGGCACCAGCGAGGTGGAGCCGGCGGGCCGGACGGCGAAGAGGAACATCCAGTAGAACGGGACGAGCGTGAAGACCAGGTAGACGCCGAGCGGCACGTAGATCTGCCAGCGCGGCACCTCGTCGAAGGCGCGCTCGCGGCCGGGCCTGCGGCGCGGTGTGGCGGGCGGCGGGCCGGCGGGGGCGGCCGGCCGTGCGGAGTGGGTGCCGTTCTTCTCGGCGAGGGCGGCAGTCACTTGTGGTCGCCTCCGAACTTGCTCAGGCGCAGATAGACGATCGAGCAGAAGAGGAGGATCACGAAGGCGACGGTGGTGAGCGCGGAGGCGTAGCCGAAGTCGTGGCCCTCGATGCCTGTGTTGGCGACGTAGAGCGGCAGGGTGGTGGTCTCGCCGGCCGGTCCGCCGCCGGTGAGCGTGTAGAGGAGGTCGACGTTGTTGAACTCCCAGACGCCGCGCAGCAGCGTGGACAGGATGATCGCGTCGCGCAGGTGGGGCAGGGTGATGTGGAAGAACTGCCGCATCCGTCCGGCGCCGTCGACGGAGGCCGCCTCGTACAGCTCCTTGGAGACGGACTGGAGGTCGGCGAGGATGAGGATGGCGAAGAAGGGGACCCCGCGCCAGAGTTCGGCGACGGTCGCGGCCCAGAAGACGGTGCCGGTGTCGGAGAGCACGGAGGTGCCGTAGTCGCCGATCCCGGCGTCCGCGAGGTAGCGGCTGAAGCCCGTCGAGGAGTTGTAGAGCAGGATCCAGATGGTGCTGGTCAGCACGCCGGAGACGGCCCAGGGCGAGAAGACCATGGCGCGGGAGATGCCCCGGCCGATGAAGCTCTGGTTCACGATCAGGGCCAGTGCGAGCCCGAGGGTGAGCTGGAGCGCGACCTGCACCACGACCCACTGGGCGCTGAAGCCGAGCGTCGTCCAGAACTGGTCGTCCTCGGTGAAGATCCGGGTGAAGTTGTCGAAGCCCGCGAAGCCGTTCCGCCAGGGTTTGGTGACGTTGTAGTTCTGCAGGCTGTAGTAGAAGACGCTGACCACCGGGTAGGCGATGAAGCCGAGCATCAGCAGCCCCGCGGGGGCGATCAGCAGATACGGCAGCCGGCGGGGGCTCGCGGAGCGGCGCCTGGGCACCTTGGGCGGTGTGGCCGCGGCGGAGGCTTGGGCCATGACACGTCTCCGTTCTCTCTGTACGGGGGTGCGGGCGGTGCGGGGGTGGTGCCGGGCGGTGCGTGGAGTGCGCAAGCGCTTACCGCATGGTGTTCGGTATGCCGAACAAGGCGGGCGCCGGAATTCCGCTGGGGCCGTTCAGCCGGCGTACGGGTCGGGCACTTCTCCCGGCCGGGCCAGGAAGGCGAAGTCGCAGCCGGTGTCGGCCTGGGTGATCTGGTCCTGGTAGAGCGCGCCGTAGCCGCGCTCGTACCGCTGGGGCGGCGGGGTCCACTCGGCCCGGCGCCGGGTCAGCTCCTCGTCGGACACGCCGAGGTCCAGCCGCCGCGCCTCGACGTCCAGGGTGATGAGGTCACCGGTACGGACGAGCGCGAGGGGCCCGCCGACGTAGGACTCGGGCGCGATGTGCAGCACGCAGGCGCCGTAGCTGGTGCCGCTCATCCGGGCGTCGGAGAGCCGCACCATGTCCCGTACGCCCTGCTTCAGCAGGTAGTCGGGGATCGGCAGCATGCCGTACTCGGGCATGCCGGGACCGCCCTTGGGACCGGCGTTGCGGAGCACCAGGACGTGGTCCGCGGTGAGCGCGAGCGCCGGGTCGTTGATGGTGCGCTGCATCTCCTTGTAGTCGTCGAAGACGACCGCGGGTCCGGTGTGGCGCAGCAGGTGCGGTTCGGCGGCGATGTGCTTGATGACCGCGCCGTCCGGGCAGAGGTTGCCGCGCAGCACCGCCACCCCGCCCTCGTCGGCGAGGGGGTGGTCGCGCTCCCGGATGACGTCGCTGTCGTGGACGAGCGCCCCGTCGAGCTGTTCGCGCAGGGTGTCGTGGGCGACGGTGGGCCGGTCCAGGTGCAGGACGTCGGTGAGCCGGGCGAGGAAGCCGGGCAGCCCGCCGGCGAAGTGGAAGTCCTCCATGAGGTACTTCCCGCCGGGCCGGAGGTTGGCGAGCACGGGGACGGTACGGGCGATGCGGTCGAAGTCGTCCAGGGTGAGCTTGATCCCGGAGCGGCCCGCCATCGCGATGAGGTGGATGACGGCGTTGGTGGAGCCGCCGAGCGCGAGGACGGTGGCGACGGCGTCCTCGTACGCCTCCGCCGTGAGAATCTCCGACAGTTTCCGCTGCTGCCACACCAGTTCGACGATCCGGAGCCCGGACCGCGCGGCCATCCGGTCGTGGCCGGAGTCGACGGCCGGGATGGAGGAGGCGCCGGGGACGGTGACGCCGAGGGCCTCGGCGGCGGCGGTGAGGGTGGAGGCGGTGCCCATGGTCATGCAGTGGCCGGGTGAGCGGGCGAGGCCGTTCTCCAGTTCGCCCATCTCGCAGTCGCCGATGAGCCCGGCACGCTTGTCGTCCCAGTACTTCCACATGTCGGTGCCGGAGCCGAGGACTTCGTTGCGCCAGTGCCCGGGGAGCATCGGCCCGGCCGGTACGAAGACGGTCGGCAGGTCGACCGAAGCGGCGCCCATCAGCAGCGCCGGTGTCGACTTGTCGCAGCCGCCGAGCAGCACCGCGCCGTCGACCGGATAGGAGCGCAGCAGCTCCTCGGTCTCCATCGCCAGCATGTTGCGGTAGAGCATCGGGGTCGGCTTCTGGAACGTCTCCGAGAGCGTGGAGACCGGGAATTCGAGCGGGAAGCCGCCCGCCTGCCAGACCCCGCGCTTGACGGCCTGCGCGCGTTCGCGGAGGTGGACGTGGCAGGGGTTGATGTCGGACCAGGTGTTGAGGATCGCGACGACCGGCTTGCCGAGGTGCTCCTCGGGGAGGTAGCCGAGCTGCCGGGTGCGGGCGCGGTGGCTGAAGGAGCGCAGCCCGTCGGTGCCGTACCACTGGTGGCTGCGCAGTTCCTCGGGGGCGATGCGGGCGGCGGTCATATGGACCACCCGGCGATCTCGTCGGCGACCTCGGCGCGCTGGGCCTCGGGCAGCTCCCGGCTGGGCGGGCGCACCGCGCGGTCGCACAGCCCGAGGGCGGCCAGCGCCTCCTTGATGACGGTGACGTTGTTGGCGGACTGCCGGTCGGCGCGCAGCTCCTCGAAGCGGCGGATCTGCTCCCAGACCTTCATGGCGGCCGGGTGGTCCCCGGCCCGCAGCGCCTCCAGCATGGCCAGCGAGACGCCGGGCGCCACGTTGACGAGACCGGAGGTGAATCCGGTGGCCCCGGCGGAGAAGTAGGACGGCGCGTACAGCTCGGCGAGCCCGGCGACCCAGACGAACCGCTCCAGCCCCGCGTCCCGGGCGAACGCGGCGAACCGGGCGGCGTCCGGCACGGCGTACTTGACGCCGATGACGTTGGGGCAGCTGTCGGCGAGGGCCGCGAGGCAGGCGCCGTCGAGGTGCGGGTTGCGGATGTAGGGGACGACGCCGAGTCCGGGGACGGCCTCGGCGATGGCCCGGTGGTAGTCGACCCAGCCGTCCTGCGAGACGTACGGGTGGACGGGCTGGTGCACCATCACCATCTCGGCGCCCGCGTCCCGGGCGTGCTCGGCGGCGGCGACGGCGGTCGGCACATCGTGCCCGACGCCGACCAGGACCGTGGCCCGGCCGCCGGCCTCCTCGATGGTCAGCTCGGTGACGGTGCGCCGCTCCTCGGGGGTGAGCGCGTAGAACTCCCCGGTGTTGCCGTTCGGGGTGACGATGCGCACGCCGCCGTCGAGCAGCCGGCGCAGCAGGGCGCGGTGCGCCGCCGTGTCGATGGTCCCGTCCCCGGCGAACGGGGTGACCGGGATCGCCACGACATCTGCGAGGGCCGCCTTCAGCGGTGTGAGGTCCATGCGGACTGGCCTTTCGTCGGTGTGCGGGGTCACGCCGCGTCGCCCCCGTCCTCGTCGTCGGGGAAGGCGCGGCGGACGAACGACGCGATGTGGTCGTGCAGAGCCCCGGCGGCCGCGTCCGCGTCGTCGGCGAGCGCGAGCCGCAGGATCTCCCGGTGCTCGGCCGCCTCCCGCTCCCAGGACGGGATGGCCGACCAGGCGACCGTCGACACGAGCGCGGCCTGATCGCGGACCTCGTCGAGCATCCGCGCCAGCAGCGGGTTGCCGCAGGGCAGGTAGAGCGCCCGGTGGAAGTCCCGGTTGGCGAGCGAGCGGTCGGCCTTGTCGCCCGCCGAGTCCGCCCGCTCCAGGGCCTCCTGCGCCGCGTCGAGGGACGCCTTGCGGGTGATGGAGCGGCGCAGCGCCTCGGGTTCGAGCAGCAGCCGTACGTCGTACACCTCGCGGGCCATGGCCGCGTCGACCAGCCGCACGGTGGTGCCCTTGTACTGGCTCATGACGACGAGCCCGGTGCCGGCGAGCGTCTTGAGCGCCTCACGGACGGGGGTCTTGGAGACCCCGAACTGTGCGGCGAGCTCGGTCTCCACGAGCGCCTGCCCCGGCCTCAGTTGCGCCGTGAGGATCGCGTGCTTGATCGCCTCCAGCACGTACTGGGTCCGGGACGGAATCGGGGTGGGCGCAAAGGTCATGGGTGAAGGGCTCTCACATCTCGCGTATCGCGTCTCATATATGACGTACGAAGTACGACGCGATGAAGCTAGAGGCGCCGCAAATGTTTCGTCAACGCTTCTGACAAAAGAACTTCGCGGAACCAGGACATGCGCCGTACACGTATTCCGCGTCCCCTCCCGGGGGCCCGGCGGGGTACGGCATCTGCCCGATGCCTCGCGGGGGCCTCAGTCGCCAGCCTGACAGGGCAACGGATGCGCAGGTCAGGAAGGTTCGGTGGGTGCGATGGCGGCGGGGCGGGTACTGAGGGACCGGACGGCGGGGCTGTTCCTCGCGGCGGTCGTCGTGTCGGGATTCGGCAGTTCGGCGATGACCCTGGCGGCCGGGATCTGGGTCAAGTCGCTGACGGGCTCGGACAGTCTGGCCGCGCTCGCGCTGTTCGCCGTCTGGCTCCCGGTCCTGTGCGGCCCGCTGCTCGGCGCCCTGGCCGACCGCCTGCCGCGCAAGCCGCTCCTCGTGGGCACGAACCTCACCATGGCCGTGCTGCTGACCACCCTCACGACGGTGGACTCGGCGGGACGGGTCTGGCTGCTGTTCGCGGTCCTGGTGCTGTACGGCTGCGCCTCGGTCCTGCTGGACTCCGCCGAATCGGCCCTGGTCGCGGGGGCCGTCGCCCCCACCCTGCTCGGGGACTTCAACGGCCTGCGGATGACGGCCAACGAGGGCATGAAGCTGGTGGCTCCGCTGACCGGCGCCGCCCTGTACGCCCGCTTCGGCGGCGGCGCGGTAGCCCTGCTGGACGCGGTCTCCTTCACCCTGGCCGCCGGACTCTACGGTCTGCTGCGGGTGCGGCGGACGGCCCCCGCACCCCGCGGCGCGGGCGGCTGGTCCGCCGGGCTGCGGCAGCTGTGGGGCTCCCCGGTGCTGCGCCCCCTGGTCCTCGCCGCCTCGGCCACGATGCTGTGCGCGGGGCTCAACGGGGCGACCCTGTACGCCGTCGTGGACGGCACGCTGGGCCACTCCCCCACGTTCGCGGGGGTGCTGTCCGTCGCGCAGGGCGCCGGGTCCGTCGCGATCGGGCTGCTGGCGGGCCCGCTGATGCGCCGGCTGCCGGGACGGGTGTTCCCGGCGGCCGGGATCGCCGTGTTCGGGCTGGCGGTGGGCCTGCGGGCGGTGCCCGACGACGCGGTGGCGCTCACCGCCTGCGCCCTGATCGGGGCCGGGCTGCCGTGCGTGCTGATCGCCGCGCTGACGGCGGTGCAGCGGGAGACGCCGGACGCGGTGCTGGGCCGTACGGCGGCGAGCGCGGACACGCTGATGATGTCGCCGAACGCGGTGGCGCTGGGCATCGGGGCGGTGCTGGTGGCCCGGGTGGAGATGTCGGTGCTGCTGCCGCTGGTGGGCGCGGTGGCCCTGCTGACGGCGGCGCTCCTGCTCACGGGCCGGCGGGAACCCGCCCCCGCCGGCCCGCGCGTGTCACCCGAGGCGTGAGAGTGCCCCGGCGACGGCTTCCAGGTCCGGGCCGGAGGCCAGCCCCCCGTGGTACAGCCGCAGTTGGTCCGCCCCGAGCGAGGCCGCGTGGGCGGCGTCCCGCTCCAGCGTGTCCGGGCTGCCGCCCATCCCCCGCACCACGGTGAGGTTGGCCGCGATGATCCCGTCCCGGCCGGCGAACGGTCCGAGCACGGCCTCCCGCACCGCGTCGGTACCGGTGCAGGGCAGCACCACCCCGTCCGCCACGGTCAGGACGTGCCCGGGTTCGACTCCCACGTTCGCCCCGGACCTGTACGGTGCCGGATCGGCGTGCAGCAGCACCTGGAACCCGGGGTCCGCGGCCTCCCGCACCGCACCGGCCACCGCCTCCTGAAGCCCCCGGGCCACCTCGGTCCGCCACCGCAGGGTGGCCGCCGCGAGGTCGGCGCCGAGCAGCCTGCCGACCGCGTCCCACCCGGCGTCCGGGGCCCCGCCACCGGCCCAGACCGGCTCCAGCGCACCCCGTACGGCCGCGCCCAGTTCCTCGGCGTCCAGCCCCTGCCCGGCGTAACCGGCCCGGCAGGCACCGCAGAAGCACAGCGACATCAGATACTGCGCCGCGTCCCCGAGCCCGACACCCGCCACCTTGTCGTGGGCGTGCAGATGGGC comes from Streptomyces sp. Mut1 and encodes:
- a CDS encoding glycoside hydrolase family 43 protein, coding for MLGADWSDPDVVRVGDDFYLTASSFGRVPGLPLLHSRDLVNWTLTGHALDRLEPAADFAVPRHDCGVWAPSLRHHAGRFWIFWGDPDHGIQQISAEDIRGPWTEPHLLKAGQGLIDPCPLWDEETGEAYLVHAWAKSRSGVKNRLTGHRMSPDGRELLDEGRILIDADTLPGWFTLEGPKLHRRDGEFWILAPAGGVATGWQGAFRSREFFGPYEERVVLAQGRTEVNGPHQGAWVTTPAGEDWFLHFQERGAYGRVVHLQPMRWDSDGWPVIGDAGEPVTRHTKPALPAQPVEAPARDDSFPGGRYGRQWQWTANPRPGWTVEHAGDGLRLSCVRTAYAHDLRALPHVLVQRLPAETFTVEVALALDSEVPGAKAGLTVLGDAFGWIGLERPAGGGARLVHRFAEPGATAERDAAPGRPAPGATARLRIEVAPGARCRFLADTGDGAGFRPSGQVFAATPWRWVGALLGLFATAPPGTGPAGTARFTRFHVTA
- a CDS encoding DUF6807 domain-containing protein is translated as MTATALLSCAGRPVGRYTYLPDTAGRPYLHPVTTLGGTPVTEERPADHLHHLGASVAVPDVAGRNFWGGRTFVRGRGPTELDNHGVQRHLGWKLCDPDGFVQELSWEAEGGELLREHRTVATAALSGTAWALDLSFSLTNPGSTDLSIGSPATNGRPGAGYGGFFWRAPKEAAPPAVFSASAAGEEAVHGRAADWVALCGDGWSLVFAGATDETRRDPWFVRTAEYPGVGSSLAAAERLPVPAGATLVRRIVTVVADGRLDRAGAAALVRRAVTA
- a CDS encoding Gfo/Idh/MocA family protein, with protein sequence MNTPHTATPVPIVLAGARGHGRQHLANIRRLQHQGLVRLAGICELTPLDASELDAFAGELPEQSVDFGTLLDSTGARAAVICTPIQTHTDLALTAAGRGVHLLLEKPPAATRADFDRILAGVRDAGIACQVGFQSFGSHAVPAIRELVRTGAIGTVRGYGAAGAWVRDDAYYRRAPWAGRRRLGGTDVVDGVLTNPLAHAVATALELAGTTTAEDVASIDTELFRAHDIEADDTSCVRVTTTSGPPVTAAVTLCAEQAGEPYVIVHGDRGRITFWYKQDRVLVQRAGHGPLETVHGRTDLLENLVDHLVRDTPLLVPPRNTGAFMEVVEAVRTAPEPRALPSGAWHTAAVPGSGATRRVVRGIDALVASGAETLALFSELGAPWALPTEVSSP
- a CDS encoding carbohydrate ABC transporter permease is translated as MTAALAEKNGTHSARPAAPAGPPPATPRRRPGRERAFDEVPRWQIYVPLGVYLVFTLVPFYWMFLFAVRPAGSTSLVPWPMTGEHFSKVWNERSFALFFQNSMIVGICTLISTTLVALAGGYALARFDFKIKNGFMLALLCSQFIPGALMLVPLFEIFKNLQLINSLGSVVIAETVFQLPLSIILISGFIKNVPPSLEEAAWVDGCSRFRAFCAVVLPLLRPGLIAVGSFAFVHSWNHFLFALMFLSEQDKQTIPVGLNTLIGADSVDLGALAAGGVIAAVPVVIVFAFIQKWLITGFSAGAVKG
- a CDS encoding carbohydrate ABC transporter permease, translating into MAQASAAATPPKVPRRRSASPRRLPYLLIAPAGLLMLGFIAYPVVSVFYYSLQNYNVTKPWRNGFAGFDNFTRIFTEDDQFWTTLGFSAQWVVVQVALQLTLGLALALIVNQSFIGRGISRAMVFSPWAVSGVLTSTIWILLYNSSTGFSRYLADAGIGDYGTSVLSDTGTVFWAATVAELWRGVPFFAILILADLQSVSKELYEAASVDGAGRMRQFFHITLPHLRDAIILSTLLRGVWEFNNVDLLYTLTGGGPAGETTTLPLYVANTGIEGHDFGYASALTTVAFVILLFCSIVYLRLSKFGGDHK
- the araD gene encoding L-arabinonate dehydratase — its product is MTAARIAPEELRSHQWYGTDGLRSFSHRARTRQLGYLPEEHLGKPVVAILNTWSDINPCHVHLRERAQAVKRGVWQAGGFPLEFPVSTLSETFQKPTPMLYRNMLAMETEELLRSYPVDGAVLLGGCDKSTPALLMGAASVDLPTVFVPAGPMLPGHWRNEVLGSGTDMWKYWDDKRAGLIGDCEMGELENGLARSPGHCMTMGTASTLTAAAEALGVTVPGASSIPAVDSGHDRMAARSGLRIVELVWQQRKLSEILTAEAYEDAVATVLALGGSTNAVIHLIAMAGRSGIKLTLDDFDRIARTVPVLANLRPGGKYLMEDFHFAGGLPGFLARLTDVLHLDRPTVAHDTLREQLDGALVHDSDVIRERDHPLADEGGVAVLRGNLCPDGAVIKHIAAEPHLLRHTGPAVVFDDYKEMQRTINDPALALTADHVLVLRNAGPKGGPGMPEYGMLPIPDYLLKQGVRDMVRLSDARMSGTSYGACVLHIAPESYVGGPLALVRTGDLITLDVEARRLDLGVSDEELTRRRAEWTPPPQRYERGYGALYQDQITQADTGCDFAFLARPGEVPDPYAG
- a CDS encoding dihydrodipicolinate synthase family protein, whose protein sequence is MDLTPLKAALADVVAIPVTPFAGDGTIDTAAHRALLRRLLDGGVRIVTPNGNTGEFYALTPEERRTVTELTIEEAGGRATVLVGVGHDVPTAVAAAEHARDAGAEMVMVHQPVHPYVSQDGWVDYHRAIAEAVPGLGVVPYIRNPHLDGACLAALADSCPNVIGVKYAVPDAARFAAFARDAGLERFVWVAGLAELYAPSYFSAGATGFTSGLVNVAPGVSLAMLEALRAGDHPAAMKVWEQIRRFEELRADRQSANNVTVIKEALAALGLCDRAVRPPSRELPEAQRAEVADEIAGWSI
- a CDS encoding GntR family transcriptional regulator: MTFAPTPIPSRTQYVLEAIKHAILTAQLRPGQALVETELAAQFGVSKTPVREALKTLAGTGLVVMSQYKGTTVRLVDAAMAREVYDVRLLLEPEALRRSITRKASLDAAQEALERADSAGDKADRSLANRDFHRALYLPCGNPLLARMLDEVRDQAALVSTVAWSAIPSWEREAAEHREILRLALADDADAAAGALHDHIASFVRRAFPDDEDGGDAA
- a CDS encoding MFS transporter, translated to MAAGRVLRDRTAGLFLAAVVVSGFGSSAMTLAAGIWVKSLTGSDSLAALALFAVWLPVLCGPLLGALADRLPRKPLLVGTNLTMAVLLTTLTTVDSAGRVWLLFAVLVLYGCASVLLDSAESALVAGAVAPTLLGDFNGLRMTANEGMKLVAPLTGAALYARFGGGAVALLDAVSFTLAAGLYGLLRVRRTAPAPRGAGGWSAGLRQLWGSPVLRPLVLAASATMLCAGLNGATLYAVVDGTLGHSPTFAGVLSVAQGAGSVAIGLLAGPLMRRLPGRVFPAAGIAVFGLAVGLRAVPDDAVALTACALIGAGLPCVLIAALTAVQRETPDAVLGRTAASADTLMMSPNAVALGIGAVLVARVEMSVLLPLVGAVALLTAALLLTGRREPAPAGPRVSPEA